The Raphanus sativus cultivar WK10039 chromosome 6, ASM80110v3, whole genome shotgun sequence sequence AAACCCAAACATCATTTTCAGGTTTTCTAAAAATCGgtaaatataaacatttttacttgagagaaaaaaaatttaaaaaatcgatTTAAGTGTCTCACTAAtcaataattttcttataaagcATTTTAATTAGctattttagaaaatcattaTGTTCTGTTCTAGTAATAGAGAGAAAAAGGACAAGGAAAGGAAGGGACTTTTACTGTTGAGTTCCTGAAGCCAACGCTTAACGCTCTCGAAAGTGGAGCTTCTGGTGATGTCGTAGACAATGAGAGCACCGAAAGCACCTCTGTAATAAGCAGAAGTGACGGCCCTAAACCTCTCCTGACCGGCAGTGTCCCAGATCTGAGCTTTCACTTCTTTCCCTTCGATCTCCACCAGCTGCGTCTGGAACTCCACCCCGATTGTCGCCTTCGAGTTCGTGTCGAACTCGTCTCGCGAGAATCGAGACAGGAGGTTCGATTTTCCGACCGCGGAGTCGCCGATTAGGACAATCTTGAACAGGTACTCTTCTCCTTGATTGTCTTCCTTACCCATTTTCTTTGGAAGGGATTGTGGGTTGTGGATTGTGGATTGTGGATTGTGGATTGTGGAGAGAATTTACAGACAGCTTGGGGAAGCTTTGGTAAGTGGTAAAGTGGTGACAGACAAGCTGCGTGATTGGCGGGGGGCTTCTAGTCAATAAAACCCTTTACTCATCATTGATTACGTTTTGAGATGCTAATTAATTGTGATTATTGGTCAAAGTTATTTTTAAGGCAACTCTTTTACACTTTTCGGAGAAATCACCAGTTCAAAATGTTTTTTGGTCTTAACTAAATCTAGTAACATCCTCAAGACTCTTAACTTATAGGGTGTTAACCATACGCATTGGTAATATTAAGGTGTAGGTAATGTTATTAATTACTTCTTACACGTGATAGTTACGGATAGGATTAATTCGATTCATAACTGCTTGCTAAGGCAAGCAGTTATGTAAAGGCATTTGGCATTGAGTTGGGCTTACCAGAATTAGGCTCAAAAACGAATATGGACAGGAAGGAATTGGTTGTGCTAACTGGTACTTcaagtctttttatttttgtcgaCAATTGCATTTCATTTAGGAAGCCCAAAGGCTAAATACATTGGTAGCAGACTAATGTAACGAGGGCCAACATAACAGATTAACGTTATAAAGAAAATTCTGGAGCGATACGCATCACCTGCTTAAGATTGTACTACGTACTACGTAGGCCAGTAATTTCACAGAGAGTAATATTATatgaagaaatatatattttgtttataatattataattattagataataattagagttattaaaatttaacttttaactttatagtttgataatcaaaaatttcatatttattttttaaaagagcTATCAGATTTAAGATAATTAAACAATTTTACATTAACATTTACCGAaatctcaatatttttgaaagggttaacccacggattttgaaaaaaattcaaaaatatgaattttttttttagtgtatagtttcatcgagcactgacataagatgatggtcaaagagtttaaaacctctgttttgtccgtttctctagataatgaaattttataaaactaattccactaatctaggcagtatatgaaattttaccaaaataaatattaaaaaattagaatgattcctatataccatgaaaaagagtttagaatacactaattcaaatgtagaatacggtttgaaaattttaaactaacgTGAAGAGTATAaccttcagtatatagagcatttaccgaaatctcaatatttttgaaggggttaacccacagattttgaaaaaaattcaaaaatatgaaaatcttgttttagtgtatagtttcatcgagcactgatataagatgatggtcaaaaagTTTAGAACCACAGTTGTGTcctttctctagataatgaagattttataatgctaatttcactaatctaggcactatatgaaatttttactaaactaaatattaaaaaattagaatgattcctatataccatgaaagatagtttagtaaacactaattcaaatgtagaatatggtttgaaaatttcaaactaaagtgaagagtataaacctcaatatatagatcatttaccgaaatctcaatatttttgaagaggttaacccacggattttgaaaaaaaattcaaaaatatgaaaattttgttttagtgtatagtttcatcgagcactgacataagatgatggtcaaagagtttagaaccacTGTTTtgtccgtttctctagataatgaagattttataatgctaattccattaatctatgctgtataataaattatactaaactaaatattaaaaaattagaatgattgatgtataccatgaaaaatagattagaatacactaattcaaatgtagaatgttttttgaaaattttaaactaaagtgaagagtataaacttcactatatagagcatttaccgaaatctcaatatttttgaagggttaacctacggattttgaaaattttccaaaaatatgaaaatcttgctttagtgtatagtttcatcgagcactgacataagatgatgatcaaagagtttataaTCTCTGTTgtgtccgtttctctagataatgaagattttataatgctaattccagtaatctaagcagtatatgaaagtttactaaactaaatattaaaaaattagaatgattcctatataccatgaaagatagtttagaaaacaATAATTCAAATGAAGAatatgatttgaaaattttaaactaaagtgaaaagtataaacctcagtatatagagcatttacccacgtattttgaaaaaaaatcaaaaatatgaaaattttgttttagtgtatattttcatcaagCACTGATAtaaaatgatggtcaaagagtttagaacctctgttgtgtccttttctctagataatgaagattttataatgctaattccactaatctatgcaatatatgaaattttaccaaactaaatattaaaaattagaatgattcctatattccatgaaaaatagtttagaatacaataattcaaatgtagaatgtggtttgaaaattttaaactaaagtgaagagtataaacttcattatatagagcatttaccgaaatctcaatatttttgaaggggttaacccacagattttgattttttttcaaaaatatgaaaatcttgttttagtgtatagtttcatcgagcactgacataagattatggtcaaagagtttataacctCTGTTGTGTCTGTTACTCTAGGTAATGaggattttataatgctaattccactaatctaaccagtatatgaaattttaccaaactaaatattgaaaaattagaatgattcctatataccatgaatgatagtttataatacactaattcaaatgtagactttggtttgaaatttttaaactaaagtgaagagtataaacttttagtatatagagcatttagcgaaatctcaatatttttgaaggggttaacccacagattttgaaaataaattcaaaaatatgaaaatcttgttttagtgcatagtttcatcgagcactgacagaagatgatgatcaaagagtatagaacctttgttgtgttcgtttctctagataatgaatattttataatgctaattccactaatctaggtaaTATATgcaattttactaaactaaatattaaaaaattagaatgattcttatataccatgaaagatagtttagaaaacactaattcaaatgtagaatatggttggaaatttttaaactaaggtgaagagtataaacctcagtatataaagcatttaccgaaatctcaatatttttgaaggggttaacccacggattttgaaaaaatttcaaaaatatgaaaatcttgttttagtgtataatttcatcgagcactgacataagatgatgcta is a genomic window containing:
- the LOC130496220 gene encoding ras-related protein RABA5b, with amino-acid sequence MGKEDNQGEEYLFKIVLIGDSAVGKSNLLSRFSRDEFDTNSKATIGVEFQTQLVEIEGKEVKAQIWDTAGQERFRAVTSAYYRGAFGALIVYDITRSSTFESVKRWLQELNTHCDTAVAQMLVGNKCDLEDIRAVSVEEGKALAEEEGLFFMETSALDATNVDKAFEIVIREIFSNVSRKLLNSDAYKAQLSVNRVSLVNNSDGAQSSSCCSR